From the Vicinamibacterales bacterium genome, the window GGTGCACGGTCCGGGCTGCGGTCGCTGTCGACTTCGTCATCGAGCGTCGGACCCAGGACCCCGTCGGGGATCGTTTCGTCGAACGCCGTATAATCAAGTTGTCCTTGTCCCTCTCGTCGGATCGTCAAGAAGGAGCGTTGCGTGACCGAGCCCGAGGAAGATTTTGCTGCCATGTTCGAGGCTTCGCAGAAGGCGAGGCGCTTCGAACGAGGAGAGACGATTGACGGCACGATTGTGGCGATCGGCCCGGACGTGGCATTCGTCAACGTCGGCGGCAAGGGCGAAGCCGTCATCGAGCTCGACGAACTGAAGAACGACGACGGCCTCGTCGAGGTCACCGTCGGCGAGCGCATCCAGGCGATGGTGGTGTCGACCGAGGGTGGGCTGACCCTCTCGCGGAAGCTCGCGCGCGGCGCTGCGAGCGCCCGACAGATCGAGGACGCCTTCCGCGCCGGTCTCCCGGTCGAGGGTAGGGTCGAACGGCCGGTGAAGGGCGGATACGAGGTGAGCATCGCCCGCCAGCGCGCCTTCTGCCCGGCGTCCCAGATCGACATCGCGCGGAACACGAACCCGGCGGACCACGAAGGGCACGTCTACACCTTCCGCATCATCGAGTACAAGGAGGGAGGCAAGAACCTCATCGTGTCCCGGCGTGCGCTGCTCGAGGAAGCACAGCAGGCACAGGCTGCCGAACTCCGCCAGTCGATCGTGGTCGGCGCGGTGGTCACCGGCCGCGTGGTCTCGGTTCGCGACTTCGGCGCCTTCGTCGACCTGGGAGCCGGGGTTCAGGGGCTGCTCCACGTCTCCGAGATGGCCTGGTCGCGCGTGTCGGACGCGTCCCAGGTCGTCACGCCAGGCCAGGAGATCACCGTCAAGGTGCTGCGCGTGGAGGCGGACACGAAGAGGATCGCCCTCGGGCTGAGGCAGCTCACCGGCGACCCGTGGTCGACGGTCCACACCACGTACGCAGTGGGACAGGTGCACACGGGGCGTATCACGCGCCTCGCGGAGTTCGGCGCGTTCGTCGAGCTGGAGCCTGGAGTCGAGGGGCTGGCGCACGCC encodes:
- a CDS encoding S1 RNA-binding domain-containing protein — protein: MTEPEEDFAAMFEASQKARRFERGETIDGTIVAIGPDVAFVNVGGKGEAVIELDELKNDDGLVEVTVGERIQAMVVSTEGGLTLSRKLARGAASARQIEDAFRAGLPVEGRVERPVKGGYEVSIARQRAFCPASQIDIARNTNPADHEGHVYTFRIIEYKEGGKNLIVSRRALLEEAQQAQAAELRQSIVVGAVVTGRVVSVRDFGAFVDLGAGVQGLLHVSEMAWSRVSDASQVVTPGQEITVKVLRVEADTKRIALGLRQLTGDPWSTVHTTYAVGQVHTGRITRLAEFGAFVELEPGVEGLAHASTFAPTGRTGGWSRTVAVGMEGAFEILTIDLEKKRIGVALVPEGSAKAGGSAAVQSKIEAGARLTGTVERHEKFGVFVFLGSGRTGLIPMSETGLEKEADVARAFPVGADVDVVVLEVDASGRRIRLSRKAVLNAQETEELRDYTSRTDAESSKGFGSLADKLRGALQPRNK